The following are encoded in a window of Saccharothrix longispora genomic DNA:
- a CDS encoding nitric oxide synthase oxygenase: protein MTSADNEPAPLDADAAEGFLRMFHTAHPEAGPVGPRLSRVRDEIAGTGTYRHTPDELAYGARIALRDSGWCTSGLPWRRLKVRDLRGLRNAAAVAGECVEHLRLATNGGEIRPLITVFAPDAPGAPGPCIWNEQLVRYAGHPDGTGDRRYTAFTAAVREMGWRPPGEPGRFDVLPLVVETAHEGAKLFTVPPDVVHEVCLEHPDLPWFGQLGLRWHAVPVITHMRLSIGGVSYPAAPFNSWFVGSEIGARSLADENACGAARPVAEALGLDTTAERSLWRDRAVVELNRAVLHSFDLAEVTITDHHAEALHRLSWLRSRQRSSGGRPAFRLDPGAARRARAGGPGRFAPAPAETTAPQSPGRLAELLRRRAGV, encoded by the coding sequence GTGACCTCAGCAGACAACGAACCGGCACCGCTCGACGCGGACGCGGCGGAGGGCTTCCTGCGCATGTTCCACACCGCGCACCCGGAGGCGGGGCCCGTCGGCCCGAGGCTGTCCCGGGTCCGCGACGAGATCGCCGGGACCGGGACCTACCGCCACACCCCCGACGAACTGGCGTACGGCGCGCGCATCGCCCTGCGCGACAGCGGATGGTGCACCAGCGGCCTGCCGTGGCGCCGGCTCAAGGTCCGCGACCTGCGCGGCTTGCGCAACGCCGCCGCCGTCGCGGGCGAGTGCGTCGAGCACCTGCGCCTGGCCACCAACGGCGGCGAGATCCGCCCCCTGATCACGGTGTTCGCCCCCGACGCGCCGGGCGCGCCCGGCCCGTGCATCTGGAACGAGCAGCTCGTCCGGTACGCGGGCCACCCCGACGGCACCGGAGACCGCCGCTACACCGCGTTCACCGCGGCCGTGCGGGAGATGGGCTGGCGACCGCCCGGCGAGCCCGGCCGGTTCGACGTGCTGCCCCTGGTCGTGGAGACCGCGCACGAGGGCGCGAAGCTGTTCACCGTGCCGCCGGACGTCGTGCACGAGGTGTGCCTGGAGCACCCCGACCTGCCGTGGTTCGGGCAGCTGGGGCTGCGCTGGCACGCCGTGCCGGTGATCACTCACATGCGGCTGTCCATCGGTGGGGTCAGCTACCCCGCCGCACCGTTCAACTCGTGGTTCGTCGGCTCCGAGATCGGCGCGCGCAGCCTCGCCGACGAGAACGCCTGCGGCGCCGCCCGGCCCGTGGCGGAGGCGCTGGGCCTGGACACGACCGCGGAGCGCTCGCTGTGGCGCGACCGCGCCGTCGTCGAGCTGAACCGGGCCGTGCTGCACTCGTTCGACCTGGCCGAGGTCACCATCACCGACCACCACGCGGAGGCGCTGCACCGCCTGTCCTGGCTGCGCTCGCGGCAGCGCTCCTCGGGCGGCAGGCCCGCCTTCCGCCTCGACCCCGGGGCCGCCCGCCGGGCCCGCGCCGGCGGCCCCGGCCGCTTCGCCCCGGCCCCGGCCGAGACCACCGCCCCCCAGTCGCCCGGCCGCCTCGCCGAACTGCTCCGGCGGCGCGCCGGGGTCTGA
- a CDS encoding sensor histidine kinase, protein MESTHLGWRALARRQWPLACALLFFLGTGQIGDAGWWQLPGTAVVCALAVLAPRRPFDAALAAATAVLAGSVVLGAAGQSPALPVVTGLAISETAAVMAIVAVVVRQSPWPRAVVAVVALVTAAALSGPLRPNYYLQHWPDTGYAGPEVWQQVLGGSVLLALSIGTGLYFRARDRERATAVRAEVAAAQHAERMALARELHDVVAHYVTGIVVHAQAAQAVPAAAQEVLPIIVDSGNEALTAMRRLVGTLRGAEAEAPSPAATSDLADDVRGVVERSGQPVRLHVDLPHAVPPSLGRSVLRLVQESLTNSRKHAEGVTAVDVSVSVSEGRVHVVVADDGRAVRTAPVGGSGGYGLVGMRERVELLGGRFSAGGRSGGGWEVRAELPVAE, encoded by the coding sequence GTGGAGAGCACTCACCTCGGGTGGCGCGCGCTGGCCCGCCGCCAGTGGCCCCTGGCGTGCGCGTTGCTCTTCTTCCTCGGCACGGGGCAGATCGGCGACGCGGGCTGGTGGCAGCTCCCCGGCACGGCCGTGGTGTGCGCGCTGGCCGTGCTGGCGCCCCGGCGGCCGTTCGACGCCGCGCTCGCCGCCGCCACCGCCGTGCTCGCCGGGTCCGTGGTGCTCGGGGCCGCCGGGCAGTCGCCCGCGCTGCCCGTGGTCACCGGCCTGGCGATCTCCGAGACGGCGGCCGTCATGGCGATCGTCGCCGTGGTCGTGCGGCAGTCCCCGTGGCCGCGCGCGGTGGTCGCGGTGGTCGCGCTCGTCACGGCGGCGGCGCTGTCCGGGCCGCTGCGGCCCAACTACTACCTCCAGCACTGGCCGGACACCGGGTACGCGGGACCTGAGGTGTGGCAGCAGGTCCTGGGCGGGTCGGTGCTGCTCGCGCTGTCGATCGGCACCGGGCTGTACTTCCGGGCGCGGGACCGGGAGCGCGCGACGGCGGTGCGCGCCGAGGTGGCCGCGGCGCAGCACGCGGAGCGGATGGCGCTGGCGCGCGAGCTGCACGACGTGGTCGCGCACTACGTCACCGGGATCGTGGTGCACGCGCAGGCGGCGCAGGCCGTGCCGGCGGCGGCGCAGGAGGTGCTGCCGATCATCGTGGACAGCGGGAACGAGGCGTTGACCGCGATGCGCCGGCTCGTGGGCACGCTGCGCGGCGCGGAGGCCGAGGCGCCCTCCCCGGCCGCGACCAGCGACCTGGCCGACGACGTGCGCGGGGTCGTGGAGCGGTCCGGTCAGCCGGTGCGCCTGCACGTGGACCTGCCCCACGCGGTGCCGCCGTCACTCGGCCGGTCCGTGCTGCGGCTGGTGCAGGAGTCGCTGACCAACAGCCGGAAGCACGCCGAGGGCGTGACGGCGGTGGACGTGTCCGTGTCCGTGTCGGAGGGGCGGGTGCACGTGGTGGTGGCCGACGACGGCCGCGCGGTGAGGACCGCCCCGGTGGGCGGATCCGGCGGGTACGGCCTGGTGGGGATGCGGGAGCGGGTGGAGCTGCTGGGCGGCCGGTTCAGCGCGGGTGGGCGGTCGGGTGGCGGCTGGGAGGTCCGCGCCGAGCTGCCGGTGGCCGAGTGA
- a CDS encoding amidohydrolase family protein, producing the protein MSLRLHAPVVLPCDPGCSVLRDAVVDVVDGRVAFVGPRTDAPEFTGEVRELTGILLPGLVNAHAHSPMVVLRGLGGDLPLLRWLREAMWPAEAKMKPEDIGAGMLLGAVEMLRNGVTTSAEMYFHGEQLVDAVLRAGSRVLFGAAIMDLPGMPWRPMTDEITRWIDADGLRFGPDERIELSYGPHSAYILSPEALGEVAGEARERGALLQIHVAESPEEDVAQRESHGSVPRLLERAGVLGGRVLSAHSVHLSTEDVAIYAKHGVGVAHCPGSNTKLASGIAPIRSYLDAGVKVGLGTDGPASNDDLDLFEEARLAALLARVTALDATAMRAADALLLATRGGAAALGRDDLGALEPGRWGDVVHVDVDDPAFATGLDAPDEQVLANLVWASGTRRVKDVWVAGRQVVADGETTGVDRHEAQAGVRAVSERLR; encoded by the coding sequence ATGTCGTTGCGCCTGCACGCCCCCGTCGTCCTGCCCTGCGATCCCGGTTGCTCCGTCCTGCGCGACGCCGTGGTCGACGTCGTGGACGGCCGGGTGGCGTTCGTCGGTCCGAGGACCGATGCCCCCGAGTTCACCGGCGAGGTCCGCGAGCTGACCGGCATCCTGCTGCCCGGCCTGGTCAACGCCCACGCGCACAGCCCGATGGTGGTGCTGCGCGGCCTCGGCGGCGACCTGCCGCTGCTGCGCTGGCTGCGCGAGGCCATGTGGCCGGCCGAGGCGAAGATGAAGCCCGAGGACATCGGGGCGGGCATGCTGCTCGGCGCGGTGGAGATGCTGCGCAACGGCGTGACGACCAGCGCGGAGATGTACTTCCACGGCGAGCAGCTCGTGGACGCGGTGCTCCGGGCCGGGTCCCGGGTGCTGTTCGGCGCGGCGATCATGGACCTGCCGGGCATGCCGTGGCGGCCGATGACGGACGAGATCACCCGGTGGATCGACGCCGACGGCCTGCGCTTCGGCCCGGACGAGCGGATCGAGCTGAGCTACGGCCCGCACTCGGCGTACATCCTGTCCCCGGAGGCGCTGGGCGAGGTGGCGGGCGAGGCCCGGGAGCGCGGCGCGCTGCTCCAGATCCACGTGGCCGAGTCGCCCGAGGAGGACGTGGCCCAGCGCGAGTCGCACGGTTCGGTGCCGCGGCTGCTGGAGCGGGCGGGCGTGCTCGGCGGGCGGGTGCTGTCCGCGCACTCCGTGCACCTGTCGACGGAGGACGTCGCGATCTACGCGAAGCACGGCGTGGGCGTGGCGCACTGCCCCGGCTCGAACACCAAGCTCGCCTCCGGCATCGCGCCGATCCGGTCCTACCTGGACGCGGGCGTCAAGGTCGGCCTGGGCACGGACGGCCCGGCGTCCAACGACGACCTCGACCTGTTCGAGGAGGCCCGGCTCGCGGCGCTGCTGGCCCGGGTGACCGCGCTGGACGCGACCGCGATGCGGGCGGCCGACGCGCTGCTGCTGGCCACCCGGGGCGGCGCGGCGGCGCTGGGCCGCGACGACCTGGGCGCGCTGGAGCCCGGCCGGTGGGGCGACGTCGTGCACGTCGACGTGGACGACCCGGCGTTCGCGACCGGCCTGGACGCGCCGGACGAGCAGGTGCTGGCGAACCTGGTGTGGGCCTCGGGCACGCGGCGCGTCAAGGACGTGTGGGTGGCCGGCAGGCAGGTCGTGGCCGACGGCGAGACCACCGGCGTGGACCGGCACGAGGCGCAGGCAGGCGTGCGCGCCGTGTCCGAACGGCTCCGCTAG
- a CDS encoding SDR family oxidoreductase, translating to MTRPVALITGASRGIGAATARALAPTHDLLLGGRDTDALAALADELGGARPWPVELTDPDALAGAVSPLDRLDVLVHSAGIAELGALADTGADAWRRTFDLNVVAVAELTRLALPLLRAARGHVVLVNSGAGLRANPNWGAYAASKFALRAYADVLRAEEEDVRVTSVHPGRVDTPMQRGVREQESGDYEPNLYLRAESVAAAVLGAVLAGEDAHVTEVVVRPRPRP from the coding sequence ATGACCCGACCCGTTGCCCTGATCACGGGTGCGTCGCGCGGCATCGGCGCGGCCACCGCCCGCGCCCTCGCGCCGACGCACGACCTGCTCCTGGGCGGCCGGGACACCGACGCGCTCGCCGCGCTGGCCGACGAGCTGGGCGGCGCCCGGCCGTGGCCCGTCGAGCTGACCGACCCGGACGCGCTCGCCGGCGCGGTGTCCCCGCTGGACCGCCTCGACGTCCTCGTGCACAGCGCGGGCATCGCCGAACTCGGCGCGCTGGCCGACACCGGCGCCGACGCGTGGCGCCGCACGTTCGACCTCAACGTCGTCGCGGTCGCCGAGCTGACCAGGCTGGCGCTGCCCCTCCTGCGCGCCGCGCGCGGCCACGTCGTGCTGGTCAACTCCGGCGCGGGCCTGCGCGCCAACCCGAACTGGGGCGCCTACGCGGCCAGCAAGTTCGCGCTGCGCGCCTACGCCGACGTGCTGCGGGCCGAGGAGGAGGACGTGCGCGTCACGTCGGTCCACCCGGGCCGCGTCGACACCCCCATGCAGCGGGGCGTCCGCGAGCAGGAGAGCGGCGACTACGAGCCGAACCTGTACCTGCGGGCGGAGTCCGTGGCCGCCGCCGTGCTCGGCGCGGTGCTCGCGGGCGAGGACGCCCACGTGACCGAGGTCGTGGTGCGGCCGCGCCCCCGGCCCTGA
- a CDS encoding PhoX family protein, which produces MTCKFRCGDACAHEAPNTSDNAYFGDVVGDVVRRRGLLKAGAVLAVAGAGAGLLGSGTAAAAAPRGNTDADLDLGGGRRKDGLNFTAVTPNTEDRVVVPDGYDQSVVIRWGDPVLPGAPAFDFDGQTAAAQAKQFGYNNDFCGLVPLGGPGDRWLMVSNHEYSTEDAMFRGWKADSTTREQVEIAWAAHGMSVVLVERDRRSGRLTAKVDRRYNRRVTVTSEFRMTGPAAGSDLLKTSADPSGTKVLGTLNNCAGGVTPWGTVLSGEENFNQYFANAGTVTDPVAKARLSRYGLSGGASGRRWEKFDKRFDVAQEPNEVNRFGWVVEIDPLDPTSTPVKHTALGRFKHEGANVIIARDGRVVAYMGDDERFDYLYKFVSDEKYKPGNSKHAREHNKKLLDKGTLYVAKFTGDSPAAEITGTGALPSDGEFDGTGEWIPLAAGNRSFVPGFTAEEVYVFTRQAADKVGPTKMDRPEDVEPNPRNRRVYAALTNNTDRGKAGKEGATEPNPRPNNRHGHVLELEERRGDNTATTFSWKLLLVCGDPNAADTYFGGYDKSQVSPISCPDNVAFDSRGNLWISTDGNALGSNDGLFAVPVEGKYRGRVKQFLTVPRGAETCGPVVEDDFVLVSVQHPGEIDGTSADTPLSHWPDGGASQPRPAVVAAWKKDKGRICG; this is translated from the coding sequence ATGACCTGCAAGTTCCGCTGCGGAGACGCGTGCGCCCACGAGGCGCCCAACACCTCGGACAACGCCTACTTCGGTGACGTCGTCGGTGACGTCGTGCGCCGCCGCGGCCTGCTCAAGGCCGGTGCGGTGCTGGCCGTCGCGGGTGCGGGCGCCGGCCTCCTCGGCTCCGGCACGGCCGCCGCCGCCGCGCCGCGCGGGAACACCGACGCGGACCTCGACCTGGGGGGCGGTCGCCGCAAGGACGGCCTGAACTTCACCGCCGTCACCCCGAACACCGAGGACCGCGTCGTCGTGCCGGACGGCTACGACCAGTCCGTCGTGATCCGCTGGGGCGACCCGGTGCTGCCCGGCGCGCCGGCCTTCGACTTCGACGGGCAGACCGCCGCCGCGCAGGCCAAGCAGTTCGGCTACAACAACGACTTCTGCGGCCTGGTGCCGCTCGGCGGCCCCGGCGACCGCTGGCTCATGGTGAGCAACCACGAGTACAGCACCGAGGACGCCATGTTCCGCGGCTGGAAGGCCGACTCCACCACCCGCGAGCAGGTCGAGATCGCGTGGGCCGCGCACGGCATGTCCGTCGTGCTGGTCGAGCGCGACCGCCGCAGCGGCAGGCTGACCGCCAAGGTCGATCGCCGGTACAACCGGCGCGTCACCGTCACCTCCGAGTTCAGGATGACCGGCCCAGCCGCCGGCTCGGACCTGCTCAAGACCAGCGCGGACCCGTCCGGCACGAAGGTCCTCGGCACGCTGAACAACTGCGCCGGCGGCGTGACCCCGTGGGGCACGGTCCTGTCCGGCGAGGAGAACTTCAACCAGTACTTCGCCAACGCGGGCACCGTCACCGACCCGGTCGCCAAGGCCCGCCTGAGCCGCTACGGCCTGTCCGGCGGCGCCTCCGGCCGCCGTTGGGAGAAGTTCGACAAGCGCTTCGACGTGGCGCAGGAGCCCAACGAGGTCAACCGCTTCGGCTGGGTCGTCGAGATCGACCCGCTCGACCCGACCTCGACGCCGGTCAAGCACACCGCGCTCGGCCGCTTCAAGCACGAGGGCGCCAACGTGATCATCGCCCGCGACGGCCGCGTGGTCGCGTACATGGGCGACGACGAGCGCTTCGACTACCTGTACAAGTTCGTCTCCGATGAGAAGTACAAGCCCGGCAACAGCAAGCACGCCCGCGAGCACAACAAGAAGTTGCTCGACAAGGGCACGCTGTACGTCGCGAAGTTCACCGGCGACAGCCCGGCCGCCGAGATCACCGGCACCGGCGCGCTGCCGTCCGACGGCGAGTTCGACGGCACCGGCGAGTGGATCCCGCTGGCCGCCGGGAACCGCTCGTTCGTGCCCGGTTTCACCGCCGAGGAGGTGTACGTCTTCACCCGGCAGGCCGCCGACAAGGTCGGCCCGACCAAGATGGACCGCCCCGAGGACGTCGAGCCGAACCCGCGCAACCGCCGCGTGTACGCCGCGCTGACCAACAACACCGACCGCGGCAAGGCGGGCAAGGAGGGCGCGACCGAGCCCAACCCGCGCCCCAACAACCGCCACGGCCACGTGCTGGAGCTGGAGGAGCGCCGCGGCGACAACACCGCGACCACGTTCTCCTGGAAGCTGCTGCTGGTCTGCGGCGACCCGAACGCCGCCGACACCTACTTCGGCGGCTACGACAAGTCGCAGGTCTCGCCCATCTCGTGCCCGGACAACGTGGCGTTCGACAGCCGCGGCAACCTGTGGATCTCCACCGACGGCAACGCGCTCGGCTCCAACGACGGCCTGTTCGCCGTGCCGGTCGAGGGGAAGTACCGCGGTCGGGTGAAGCAGTTCCTCACCGTGCCGCGCGGCGCGGAGACGTGCGGCCCGGTCGTCGAGGACGACTTCGTCCTGGTGTCCGTGCAGCACCCGGGCGAGATCGACGGCACGTCCGCCGACACCCCGCTGTCGCACTGGCCGGACGGCGGCGCGAGCCAGCCGCGACCCGCCGTCGTGGCGGCGTGGAAGAAGGACAAGGGCCGCATCTGCGGTTGA
- a CDS encoding PhoX family protein yields the protein MRHLPLLANHSPGRAAVTCRYRCGDACFHDVPNTSGNPYFGDLLDRRSAIKAGVVLGAALTATGATAAADAAPAHAAPPAEGTGADRHHPARGLDFRPVEPNTLDAVVVPEGYRQAVVIRWGDPLFPDAPAFDFDHQTAAAQARQFGYNCDFAALLPLDPTGRVNLLVTNHEYTGEPFMFRGYDEANPTREQVEVAWAAHGLSVLRVDQDRDGRLTPRFSPHNRRITATTPFELRGPAAGSDLLKTGADPTGTRVLGTLNNCAGGVTPWGTVLSGEENFNQYFAATGDPRETRYGIKDNPTTRKWERFDERFDLAREPNEANRFGWVVELDPLDPDSTPVKHTALGRFKHECANVRIAGDGRVVAYSGDDERFEYIYKFISRKKVRRGDSRSARRHNMTLLDEGTLYVARFTGDSPPAEIDGSGGLPSDGRFDGRGEWVPLASGTRSFVPGMTAEEVYVFTRLAGDRVGATKMDRPEDIQTHPHTGVVYCALSNNVDRGKEGKEGATEPNPRVDNKHGQVLELTERGGDALALSFSWNLMLVCGDPASPDTYFAGYDKSRVSPISSPDNVAFDRHGNLWISSDSGGALGGLNDGLYAVPVAGRERGHLKAFLTVPRGAETCGPVIGERVVTVCVQHPGEVDGASADNPASHWPDGGDSQPRPSVVAVWREGRRIGE from the coding sequence GTGAGACACCTGCCCCTGCTCGCCAACCACTCCCCCGGTCGCGCGGCGGTGACCTGCCGGTACCGCTGCGGCGACGCGTGCTTCCACGACGTGCCCAACACCTCGGGCAACCCGTACTTCGGCGACCTGCTCGACCGCCGGAGCGCCATCAAGGCCGGTGTCGTCCTCGGCGCCGCCCTCACCGCGACGGGCGCGACGGCCGCCGCCGACGCCGCGCCCGCCCACGCCGCGCCCCCCGCCGAGGGGACCGGGGCCGACCGGCACCACCCCGCCCGCGGCCTGGACTTCCGACCGGTCGAGCCCAACACCCTCGACGCCGTCGTCGTCCCCGAGGGCTACCGCCAGGCCGTCGTCATCCGCTGGGGCGACCCGCTGTTCCCGGACGCGCCGGCGTTCGACTTCGACCACCAGACCGCCGCCGCGCAGGCCCGCCAGTTCGGCTACAACTGCGACTTCGCCGCGCTGCTGCCGCTCGACCCGACCGGTCGGGTGAACCTGCTGGTCACCAACCACGAGTACACCGGCGAGCCGTTCATGTTCCGCGGCTACGACGAGGCGAACCCGACCCGTGAGCAGGTCGAGGTCGCGTGGGCCGCGCACGGCCTGTCCGTGCTCCGCGTCGACCAGGACCGCGACGGCCGCCTCACCCCGCGGTTCTCCCCGCACAACCGCCGCATCACCGCCACCACGCCGTTCGAGCTGCGGGGTCCCGCAGCCGGCTCGGACCTGCTCAAGACCGGCGCCGACCCGACCGGCACGCGCGTCCTCGGCACCCTCAACAACTGCGCGGGCGGCGTCACGCCGTGGGGCACGGTCCTGTCCGGTGAGGAGAACTTCAACCAGTACTTCGCGGCCACCGGGGACCCCCGCGAAACCCGCTACGGCATCAAGGACAACCCGACCACCCGCAAGTGGGAGCGCTTCGACGAGCGCTTCGACCTCGCCCGGGAGCCCAACGAGGCCAACCGCTTCGGCTGGGTCGTCGAACTCGACCCGCTCGACCCGGACTCCACGCCGGTCAAGCACACCGCGCTCGGCCGCTTCAAGCACGAGTGCGCCAACGTCCGCATCGCCGGCGACGGCCGCGTGGTCGCCTACTCCGGTGACGACGAGCGCTTCGAGTACATCTACAAGTTCATCTCCCGGAAGAAGGTGCGGCGCGGCGACAGCAGGTCCGCCCGCCGGCACAACATGACCCTCCTCGACGAGGGCACGCTCTACGTCGCCCGCTTCACCGGCGACAGCCCGCCGGCCGAGATCGACGGCTCCGGCGGGCTCCCGTCCGACGGCCGGTTCGACGGGCGCGGCGAGTGGGTGCCGCTGGCGAGCGGCACCAGGTCGTTCGTGCCCGGCATGACCGCCGAGGAGGTCTACGTCTTCACCCGCCTCGCCGGCGACCGGGTCGGGGCCACGAAGATGGACCGCCCCGAGGACATCCAGACCCACCCGCACACCGGCGTCGTCTACTGCGCGCTGAGCAACAACGTCGACCGCGGCAAGGAGGGCAAGGAGGGCGCCACCGAGCCGAACCCGCGCGTGGACAACAAGCACGGGCAGGTGCTGGAGCTGACCGAGCGCGGCGGCGACGCGCTCGCGCTGTCCTTCTCCTGGAACCTGATGCTGGTGTGCGGCGACCCGGCGTCGCCCGACACCTACTTCGCGGGCTACGACAAGTCGCGCGTGTCGCCGATCTCCAGCCCGGACAACGTGGCGTTCGACCGGCACGGCAACCTGTGGATCTCCAGCGACTCCGGCGGCGCCCTCGGCGGCCTCAACGACGGCCTGTACGCGGTGCCGGTCGCCGGGCGGGAGCGCGGCCACCTCAAGGCGTTCCTCACCGTGCCGCGCGGTGCGGAGACGTGCGGCCCGGTGATCGGCGAGCGCGTCGTCACGGTGTGCGTGCAGCACCCCGGCGAGGTGGACGGCGCGAGCGCGGACAACCCGGCGTCGCACTGGCCCGACGGCGGCGACTCGCAACCGCGCCCGTCGGTGGTCGCGGTGTGGCGGGAGGGCCGTCGCATCGGGGAGTGA
- a CDS encoding HAD family hydrolase — MDAVVFDLDGVLVDSETVWDEVRQAFATAHGGTWTPAATRAMQGMSTPEWGAYLVEEVGVRLSPEDAAAGVIAEMDRRYEAGPPVLPHAVDVVRAVAARWPVAIASSSPPSLITAFLHATDLTGVVPVAVSSEAAGAGKPAPDVYLLACARLGVEPTRSAAVEDSTNGLRAALAAGMAVYAVPNPHFPPAPEVLAEVTVLRGIEDLPGALGVPRS, encoded by the coding sequence GTGGATGCGGTGGTGTTCGACCTGGACGGCGTGCTCGTGGACTCCGAGACCGTGTGGGACGAGGTGAGGCAGGCGTTCGCGACGGCGCACGGCGGCACGTGGACCCCGGCGGCGACGCGGGCGATGCAGGGCATGAGCACCCCGGAGTGGGGCGCCTACCTGGTCGAGGAGGTCGGCGTCCGGCTGTCCCCGGAGGACGCGGCGGCCGGCGTGATCGCGGAGATGGACCGCCGCTACGAGGCCGGTCCCCCGGTCCTGCCGCACGCCGTGGACGTGGTGCGCGCCGTCGCCGCGAGGTGGCCCGTGGCCATCGCCAGCTCGTCGCCGCCGAGCCTGATCACGGCGTTCCTGCACGCGACGGACCTGACCGGGGTGGTGCCCGTGGCGGTGTCCAGCGAGGCGGCGGGGGCGGGCAAACCCGCACCGGACGTCTACCTGCTGGCGTGCGCGCGGCTCGGCGTGGAACCGACCCGCAGCGCCGCCGTGGAGGACTCGACGAACGGCCTGCGCGCCGCCCTGGCCGCCGGGATGGCGGTGTACGCGGTGCCGAACCCCCACTTCCCACCCGCCCCGGAGGTGCTGGCGGAGGTGACGGTGCTGCGCGGGATCGAAGACCTGCCGGGCGCGCTGGGGGTGCCGCGGTCCTAG